The Pseudomonas viciae genomic interval TAATGTACGCTTCTAGTCCCTGAGAAACGGGGTAAGTGATCCATGATCCCCACATTCCAAGCCCACACTTGATCCCCGATGCTGCGCTCCCGATCTCTTTTTGGAGCCAGCCCCGCCATGATGCGACCCGATGCCAAAGTCGAAACAGTGTACCTCTACCCCAAGCCGGTGGACTTCGAAAGTCCATCGATGGCCTCGCCGCGTTGGGCGAGCTGGATATAAAAGTGGCCGTGTTCGATCCGGTGCTTTTCGTTTTCCTCAACAAGTCCCGCAACCGCGTGAAGATCTTGTACTGGGAGTGCAACAGCTTCTGCCTTTGGCTCAAGCGCCTGGAATCCGAGCGCTTCAAAACGTCGCCCGATACTACGGACGAGGCGATTATCCTCAGCGTCCAGGAACTGAACTGGCTGCCCGATGGTTTCGACCTCTGGCGCAACCCTCCTCATCAGGTTTTGACGCCGCGCTTCGGCCTGGGTACCATTCCCATGGCAGATGCGGAATGCTTCAATATGGTCGACGACGCGCTGCACGGGGCCTCCGTGCAGGATGGCAACCGGCTCCTCCCCGAGGAGAACCTTCACTTCCCCCCAGTCCTCCTCCGGCACGTAATCCTCCAGCATGGGAACGTCCGGCAAAGCTTCAATCATCGCGGCACAAAACTCTGAGAACTCCTCATAAGTGGTCATGCGGGCTGGCGAGAAACTATTTTCCGGCGTAGATACCAACAAGCTAAAAGCAAGTAGGTGCTTGACTTGGCTCGCACGATTCGGCTGCCAGAGGTCAGAGATATTCACGGCCATCAGAGCATCCCCCGGATGGAACCGTGTGAGAACCTCGCGCACCCGGCCACAAGAGATTTGGAAAGCCTGGTCAAATATTTTCCGTCGTTCGGCCATCGCCTCCTGCATTACGATCGATAGGTATGGTTTTTTGGCCGGCACTCGATTCGACTTTTTGATCTTCTTTTTGCTCAATTGCCTTCTCCTTGTGTCCCTGGCTGGCCGGACGAGATCAAACGGGTAAATTGGCCCGGGATCTTTAGACACATTTTCCCGTCGGCTTTTGGCCGATTATTGCCTCTCGCGAAGGGCAGGAGTCGGCTGAAGCGTTCAGTACGACGTGATTACGAAATCTGAGGGTACTTATGCTGTACGTTTGGACAGGCTGGTTGCATAGCCACTGATGTGACGATACCATCATTAATCGATGGTCAAGCCTCGCCCATGAATTGTGGAGTAGCCCATGTCGTCACCTCTTACAGCCACTTGCGAAATTAGGTATCTAGAGGAAATCAAAAGTCTTTTCGCTATTGATTTCGATTGCCTGTTGTCCAAAGAGACCTACAGCCATCCTTTACGCTCCTATCATCTGATCAAATCGGAAGCGCAGTGCCAGTTTCTCAAGAAAGGTAGTCGGTGCGGGCAAGAGCACTCTCATGGCTACGCTGTGGAGTGCAAAGGAGGGCAGCAAGTATTGATTGGCAATTGCTGCGCATTCAATCATCTAGGTCTTGATGACGACCAGGTCAAGAATGCACTTCGAGAGCTGAATACCGCAGAGCGTATTTCTATCCGTGCCCATAAAATAAGCGAAAGGCTTAAGGAAAGAACGGAACTGTTAACGCGCGTTAAAAGCGCTCTCAAGCAGTTACGCCACCTAGAGGCGCAAATTTTCCGAATCCGAGAGGCGTTCCCCGTGCCGGTTTTCGATAATCTGGTGGAGCGCTGGCGTCGCAACTCCCTTCAGGTAACGTGGGAATACCAGATCACCAAGAAAGACGAAAA includes:
- the tnpB gene encoding IS66 family insertion sequence element accessory protein TnpB (TnpB, as the term is used for proteins encoded by IS66 family insertion elements, is considered an accessory protein, since TnpC, encoded by a neighboring gene, is a DDE family transposase.), with amino-acid sequence MFDPVLFVFLNKSRNRVKILYWECNSFCLWLKRLESERFKTSPDTTDEAIILSVQELNWLPDGFDLWRNPPHQVLTPRFGLGTIPMADAECFNMVDDALHGASVQDGNRLLPEENLHFPPVLLRHVILQHGNVRQSFNHRGTKL